A section of the Anaerolineae bacterium genome encodes:
- a CDS encoding MoaD/ThiS family protein, which yields MKVTVKFFVPLNQEVGINQTEVELPEGVTGTELLDHLAEQFAHIRPARERFRRRRVYFLVGKEFIAPDVPLQDQQIIVLIPSGSCCHP from the coding sequence ATGAAGGTCACGGTCAAGTTTTTTGTGCCCCTCAATCAGGAGGTCGGCATCAACCAGACAGAGGTCGAACTGCCCGAAGGAGTCACGGGCACAGAGCTGCTGGATCATCTGGCCGAGCAGTTCGCGCATATTCGGCCGGCGCGTGAGCGTTTCCGCCGGCGAAGGGTCTATTTCCTGGTCGGGAAAGAATTCATCGCTCCCGACGTGCCTTTGCAGGACCAGCAGATCATCGTCCTGATTCCCAGCGGCAGTTGCTGTCATCCGTAA